The genomic region GCCTCGGAGCCCAAATGGAGAGCATGTACTGATCTCACAAAACTGATCGATATGCTGAATTCATACAACTGCTCAGGTAAAGATCACGACGAGTGGCATTGGATGTATTATAATAATAAGAGGTATAGCTACAATTCTCTTATAAATTATCTAACCGACATCGAAATATCCAATGGCCCACTACTTGCACCAACCGAGGTTAACAAGCTACTACCGCAAAAAGTGGGAATTTTTATTTGGCGCGCATCTCAAAATAAACTCCCTGTAAGAGCTGAACTTGACGCTCGGGGGATTGACCTTCACTCAACGAGATGTCCAGTTTGCGATGAGGACATTGAAACCCTCCACCACACCCATCTAAATTTCCCCACCGTGAAGGATATTTGGGAAAGAATCCGTAAATGGTGGAACCTAAATCAACTTCACCTTTCAAATCTTTCGGACACCGCAGAAGCACAAAATCCTCTTTTCAACACCCACACAGGAGCTAGTATTTGGCAAGCCATTGTATGGGTCTCGTGCTATTTTATTTGAAAAAACCGAAACGACGTTACCTTCGGGAAAAGCAAGTTGAGTGGTCCAAAAATCATCTCGGACATCCAAGGCAAAACTTTCGAAAAACTGGAGAAAGAAAAATCTAAATCTCGAATGGTTAAATTGAGTGAACAATACAATGATTTTCGATGCAAACCCAATCGGAAAGGAAGGAAATCTCAGTTTTTTTGCTCGAGCCCTTGATCATGATCTTATATAGAGAAAAGTGAGATGTCTCGAGGTGCTTTGTCGTTGGTCATTCAGCACTTCACATCGTTGTCATCTCCGCTTGTCTTCTCAAGTCACTTCTTTATTTAGGTAATTGATGAAGTGGCGCGGGTGTTTTCCTGCTAAGCTTCCGATCCCATTAATCGTGTTATTTTCGAGTTGTTATTTGTTATTGTTTTCGCAGAAATTGTATTGTATAGAATATAGTCGAGTCTTGTATTGAGGCTTAAGCCTCCTATGTTGTAATTattgtttttttttaatataatttgatctttcaaaaaaacaaaaaaaaaaaacaaaaaaaaaaaacaaaaatgaaaaataataatttaaaagttCAACTCGGATCTAACAATTTGAAAATATAATTCTGGAgataatattttgatattttataaatactttattgacattattatatttaattaatatatttatttttgttagtTTGATTTACTTTccgattattataattaagttaaataagtaAAATTTAGGTTATAAATATATGATGATACGTAATTTCTCAGAATCACAATTGAACTTTTACATTATTCCTAATTCAACGAAAGAGATCATTTAATCAAAAAGAGAGATCAAGGTTTAGTAACCCTAAAaaggactttttttttttttttttgctgtatatGGAGAAACTGTGGAGAAGAAGATCACAACAGAAAGATGTCCCGGTGGAGTTGATTCAGCATATACAATCATTGTTGCCGCTAAAAGAAGCCGCTTGTACGTGTGTGTTGTCCAAGACTTGGTCTCACGCTTGGTCTACCATCCCTCATCTCAGGTTTCATAAAACCTCAAAAtttcttaatgaagaaaaagaTAGAGATTACATGAAGTTAATTGATCGCACCATGTTTAGGTATGTCCAAGACAACATACCAATTGAAAGTTTTGATCTGAAACTAGATTTTAATGCCGCTTCTCTTGCTAATAAATGGATTCGAACTGTAGCTTCCCAAAGTTGTCTCAAGGAGCTTTCGCTCGAAATATGGATTGTAAAAGGTAATAATCGCTTTATGCTTCTGGATGATATATTCTCTGGAATAAACCTACTTACTATGTCTGTAAGAGTTCGTCGTTGTTCTTTCTCGTCCAACGATATCGTTTCAATGAGTCTCAATCCTGTGATTATCAACTGTGAATCCTTAAGAGTACTTGAGTTGGAACATGTGAAGATAAGTGAAGAGGTACTTGATAGCTTATTCTCTACTTGTACATTACTCGAGAAGATAGACCTTGCATATTGCAGGGGCTTCACGACAATCAAGGTTAATAATCTTCGTTATCTTAAAGAACTAAAATTAAGCTTAAACTTATTAGAACGCTATCAATTTTTGAATATTGATGGTGTCCCTAATCTTCCCTTGTTTTTCTACCACTTAGCTTTTAGAACCCCTATTACATTCAACATGACTTCATTAATGGGCGTGACTGAATTATCATTACATGGTGTGATCATAAACGTTGCATTTGTTGACATGATCAAATCGAAATTACCTTTTCTCGAGATTTTATACATTGAAAATCCGAGTTGGACTTCGGAAAGGTTGGATTTTACAAGTTCTTCGTTGAAAAGACTGGCCTTAATAATTAGAAGGGAAAACAGGCGGGTTGACATACAAGTTTGTGCTCCAAAGTTATATCATTTGAGTTACAGTGGCGACACAATACCTAGTGTCCTGTTCCAATCGAGTAAGGCTCTTGAATATATGAAGCTTTCACTAGATTTGTGGGACCATGTTGATCTTTCTTTCTTCCTTAGGATGAGGGAGTTATTCAATCTATCAAGCAATTTTTAAATCGAAATAAAAGATCTTATCCATATGCAGCTGAACATCAATATTGATGATCGCAGTATAAGTTTTCCAATTCCTTCTACAATTCCATCTACAAACGTGCAAAAATTAACAATTTATACAGATTCATATTCATATGAACGCTTGTGTGGCCCCCATAGATTTTTTAATGCATTTCTTACAATTTGCCTTCCCAAATACGTAACCATAGGTTGTCGCAACATAGATAATGCTACCCTATCAAGCAAGTTTGATACTACCAGCTTATTCTTCAAGCTCATGATATGCAGAGCGATGGCAAAGAAAATGTCTGACCAACAAAATATTGAGTTCAAGAATCCTGGTAATGAAAAATGGGAAATTCTAACAAGTTCTTGCACAAGAATTCATGACAGATCGTATGTCTTTGGCGATCCACTTGAGTTGAAACCAAACTGGTAGAATCTACTCATTGATCTTTGGTTCAATTATCTGAAATACTATGAGTTCTTTGGCATATTTTTCAAGTTAATCTTGTTTCTTTGTTACTGTTTTCATATTTGTTAGGATAGGATATTTAAGGCGAAATGAGCTACTAGGAGTTCATTTCATTGATATCATGTGACTCGCGTAGTTAAGGATATGAATTTATATTATTTTCCCTTTTAGGTACAAATCCTGTTCAAGTAAGTAAGGTCGTTTCATTCACTTGATATTTTATTTTGAATTTTAAAGTTACCTCTAACATTAAGATGTACTTATGTTAAATCTTGTGTATGAAAGTTGGTTGATATTTGATAACCAGTAGAGCTTAACAGCTAGGCTGCCTCTGTCAGTACTATATGCATATGAGTATGCTTTATAATGACTGAACCAAAAACTGAAGCTTAATTTTACCTGTGGTGAGTGATGTGCCAAATAGTTTGATCCTAGCTGGGAAACGGGCTTTGAAAGACCAATCATTTCAATATAAATTGGTTGCGATGAACATAAATCAGTCCTTGTTTTATCAGATACAAGAAGTATACCCGATTTAGCATATGTCGCCAACCTAAGTACAACAACTTTCATTTTAAAATTTGTGTTGAGACAATAAGTCGAACCCGTCTTATAAATTTGATGAGTCAAACATTAGAGCGGTTTTTAGTAAAAAAATTATTGCAAGTGTTGAAGCCTGAAAACTTCCAAACTTCCAAACTGCGTGGAGTTAGCCTGGATCTGGTTGAGCGATTGATCGAATGGCCTCATCAACAATAAGGTGGACTTCTATTGACGTGATAAGGTGTTAGAAGCACCCTGACAGACTAGGGTATGCTGATGGATGGAGGCGGCTACATGCTGCATCTAAGAGGCTATCATTCGGTATCACTAGAAGTCAACGAAGAAAGAAAGCCTTCTCTCAATCCAATATTTTCAGGTGAAAAGAAGATAGATGACTTGCCCTCATTGAACCGACTTGAATCTATCTGAACTAAGATTTAGATAAAGTCTTACCGAAATCGGATTTCCTTTTCATGCCGTATGAGCTTTCAAGGGTAGGGATAATCGTCCGGGTCTTATTGTGAAAGAAAAAAGTCGCCTAACATGGCAGGCGGGTTGCTTCCTATGTCCTCGTCCGGGAGCTGAGCTCTTGGCGAGGAGACCTTAGGATAAGTTGCTTAGCATGGAAACCATACTCGTTTGGAAACAAGACTTTCCTCAATTTACGTTGATCAAGATGATAATAATCAATTAGTTGGAGCGTATCAATTCCAGAAGACTAATTCAAGTAAGGAGCGTACGAACATCAATTCAAGTATCCTTATTTATGAAAGTTGTTTCAACAAATTCATGAATATCACAATGAGATCTTGCTTGATTTCTAGATGAAGAAATCAAGCTTGAAGTTTGTTAATCCACAAACCTAGTTTCGATAGCATAAATAAAATAAGTGTGTAAGTTTATTCAATCGTTCATGTTATTTCAACTACCATTGTTATTGTGTATTTGACGTATATAAATATGCCGTTGAAATTATTTAGTTTATTGGTTCAAAGTTAAAATGCTGCAAATGACTTATACATGTAGTGGCATATAATCATTTCCCCTTAATTGCTGTCGACAATGGCACATTACACATTCACATGTATGCCACTAAATGTCAATTTGGTTATAGTTTTTATTATGGGAGAGGAACACTCGCTTGCTGCTGAAGTTCGTACATTAAAGAGCAGATGTCCCCAAATGATGTTATAAGTGAAGAAAAATATGGGAAATTTGAAAAGTGCAGAATGAATTGATTAGAGGAGAAGCTGCTACTTTGGGTCTTAAACCTGAAGAATATAATTATATTGACTATATAGAAGATAGGACTAAAAAATTTAAATTTGATTTtactattttcatggcgtctcaattttatttttatatttatcattTTACCATTTTTTTCGGCTCTATACTATTTTCACGGCGtctcaatttttatttatttattcatttttttaaattttctactTATTGGTCGGATGTCCACTTGAAAGCAatatctctatccgtcgaatagagagagggatgactttctctacttttgagaatgtttcactctaggtggagaaatgacttgtttttattctcggataggggaagaattgtctacatctcatCTCCTCCATACACAACTCATGtgatattgagttttgttgttgttgttaactgGGAAATATCTTACTATGTCAAAGAAGAGTGATGAAGAACTTATATATTAAATGCTGACAAGTAAGAGAAATTGCGAAGGAGATTGAGCAACAACCGAATAATGCCAAGATTTGAAGGCTTATTTGATGAAGAATTGATTCAGATGTTCAAACAAAAGAGGTGGTACTGCATTGTTATGATTCTGTCCCGAAGTTCCATGTATTTGGTGCAAGGCCATTTAATTTTGTCATGATATATTATATTTCTAGATAGGAGGTATACACGGAATCATGGTGTCACACTTGcatctagggatggcaatggatatccGATCTATCGGATATTTATCCGATCCGATTTATTTATATGAATATGGATGATCTAAACGGATgataaatgaatatgaatatggatataaTATGGATGATGTGAAAAATTAGTGAATCGGGTATAaatgacaatttatcatccatgaatatatccatttaccacccaaaatacatatatacacataaatataaacatagttacttaaatatatgcatatatatttaaatgtcctTATATGTGTACACTATAAACTATTAAAATGTCATCGAAAATATAGTTACACATCTTTATTGAAAATATTTTgataatttcatttcataataggaATATTTTTAGAAAAAACTTAACATCTAACGGATACCTGATAACCCGCTTAatccaacggatatggatatggatatggatggatgaattttatttaaatggatatagatatggatgttaaaaattaaatggatatggatatgaatataggCGCACCCGAACCATATTCTATCCATTGCCATCCATACTTACTTGTAGGGCCGACTCTACTTGATCCTATG from Rutidosis leptorrhynchoides isolate AG116_Rl617_1_P2 chromosome 9, CSIRO_AGI_Rlap_v1, whole genome shotgun sequence harbors:
- the LOC139867945 gene encoding putative F-box/LRR-repeat protein At3g58880 — encoded protein: MEKLWRRRSQQKDVPVELIQHIQSLLPLKEAACTCVLSKTWSHAWSTIPHLRFHKTSKFLNEEKDRDYMKLIDRTMFRYVQDNIPIESFDLKLDFNAASLANKWIRTVASQSCLKELSLEIWIVKGNNRFMLLDDIFSGINLLTMSVRVRRCSFSSNDIVSMSLNPVIINCESLRVLELEHVKISEEVLDSLFSTCTLLEKIDLAYCRGFTTIKVNNLRYLKELKLSLNLLERYQFLNIDGVPNLPLFFYHLAFRTPITFNMTSLMGVTELSLHGVIINVAFVDMIKSKLPFLEILYIENPSWTSERLDFTSSSLKRLALIIRRENRRVDIQVCAPKLYHLSYSGDTIPSVLFQSSKALEYMKLSLDLWDHVDLSFFLRMRELFNLSSNF